AAGGCTTTTTGAGAAGGCTTCAACCCCATTGAGGAAAAGTTCCAAAGTCAAGTTCCGCTTGTCGTCTTCGGGGAGAGTGGCGTTGACCTTGCTTCTACTGTCCTTGTCGTACGAGAGGATTTTCTCGTGGACACTCAACGAGATTAGCCTCCTGTGAATCCGCGGTCTGAGAAATTCGATGGCCACCTTCTGTTTCTGGTTCGGAGCTTGTGAGCGCAACGACAAGTAATATTTCTTAAGTAGACGTTCGTGATTTCGGAAGAACCGGTCATCTTGTAGGCGCTTAGCCGCGTCCACGTACAGAGGAACCAGATTCGGGTCATTGATCAGAAGTTCCGCTAGGTAGCTGACCGCAGCTGTCCGGACTTCCCAACGAACTGATCCTGAACCATCTTGTGATTGGATGTCTTCAGGCCCGGAGACCATCGACTTGAtttcatcctcgtcctcgtttTGATGATAAGGGATGTCTGTGTGTCTGAAGAAGTTCTCAATCTTTTGCTTGGCGACATCATCATTGCCAGCATTTGTGTTCTCCTCCAATGACGATGGCTTTGTCGACACAAGCCTCACGCTTGACCATGGACTAGATCGACCGGAGGTGCCGTCACTTTCGATAATGGACCTTCCGGAGACCCAGAATACTTCTGGAATCTCTGTCTGTTCTTGATCTTGGGTGATGTCAGTGAACCTCAAGGTGTCGGTCTCGTCGATTTCGTCAGGTTGCCTGTGGTCCAGAATCTCCCGACGCAGCTTTAGTAATTCTGTTTCAATCACCTCTTGCTCCTTGTACCTCTTCTGGACGTTGTATGCCGCTGCAAGCTCAGTCATACTTTGGATAGTATCAGGGTGGGCTAGACCAAGGATCTCCTTCCGCAGCGCTAGCACTTCTATTGTAATATTCTCGTGCTCTTTGTATCTCCCCTGGGCGTAGCAAACTGCTGCAAGTTCAGTCATACTTTGGATAGTATCAGGGTGGGTTTGACCAAGCATCTTCTGACGCAGCTCTAGCACTTCTCTTGTGATCTTCTCGTGGTCTTTGTACCTCCCCTGGGCGTAGTACGCTGCTGCAAGTTCAGTCATACTTTGGATAGTATCAGGGTGGGTTTGACCAAGCATCTTCTGACGCAGCTCTAGCACTTCTGTTGTGATCTTCTCGTGGTCTTTGTACCTCCCCTGGGCGTAGTACGCTGCTGCAAGTTCGGTCATACTTTTAACAGTATCATGGTGGGCTCGACCATGGATCTCCCGACGTAGATCTAGTATTTCCTCCAACTCGGCAGTGGAAGGCGAAACGCCATGATCTCTCTTTAGATTCGCCTCGCTATCATCAATGACGCCAAGGAGCCTCAGAAGTTTGCCGATGGAAATGTCTTTCTTGCGTGCCAATATGGCGATTTGGGCGATGGCGAGTGGTAGATACCCGACTCGTTCAGCGACGAGCTCGCTTTCCGCAGCCGTAACCTTTTCCCCGGTAATGCTTTGGATTAGCTGCAGTGCTTCGCTCTCGATCATCCCAAGAACTTGAAGTGGTTGGGTTCCCTCGATCGGTTGTATTTCTGCCTGATCGCTCGTGGTCGTAAACAAGATCGATCCGTGATGACAGTCGGGTAAATAGCGTGCTAACATCTCGCTCGGGCCGGCCGCATGTTGTGTAAGTTCACTCTTTTCAGGGGAAAACAATTTTATGTTGTCGGCGTTGTCGACGACCATTAGCCACCGACTCCGACCCCGATTCGCCCTCTCCAACCAGTTTTTCACTAGGGAAAGAACTTCAACATTGGGGTCGTCATATCCAGGTATGCCGCATTTCTGAGCAATGGAGTGGTAGGACTGGCGGAATTGCTCTTGGCTGCCTGCAGAGACCCAGAACACCGAAACAGAATTTCGTGTGTAGTGCAGCCAGTATACATAAGCAAGCGCAATCTGCGTTTTTCTGTACAAACGTTAGTAAGTTGAAGATGATTTGAAGGCTAGCTTGTTATACCCACCCTATGCCACTTGCACCCCAGAGGACTACTCGTGAGCATGTTTGTATGGCCTGTTCTCGGGGCTGCGCATGCCCGAATAGTTGGCCGATGTGCTTTAGCACTTCAGATCGTCCCACGAACCCCGGATTCGAGAGAAACGGGACGATGACTTCCTAATGTCAGCAAAGCTGTTATACGCGGGAGACTGGGTGTCAAATACGTACACCATGTCTGAGTGGTTGTTATTGTTGACCTGTCTGCTTGCGTGTAATACTCCAGCAGCGCTTTTGTCGCAgaagctgccgctgctgctgcgaagTTCTGCCACTCATTGTTCTTGTGGCTGTCGGCGTAGTCACAGACTCCCTTGACCAAAATGCTCGGAATTACACCACATATCCTGGTACTTCCAAACTCGAAGGCTATGATGCCATGTTCTCTGGCAATCTGGTCACGGTATTCGCCTGTTGTAATGACAGTGTCACCCGAGACCATACTGCCTATATGTATCCATGGCCctgatgtgtgtgtgatggTTTCTCCCTTGCCTGGTTCTTCTTGCCTCTTCCTTGACTCGAGTCGTCTTCTCGAGACCTGGCGCCCGACATCACACTCAAGCTCTTTACACGACGTACGGTTTGCTATGTCGCACACGGTAGCTTTACCACAGCCACAACTTGAGGAATTGCGATGCCTATGCAGATAGTCTGACTCGAAAAGGGTGTCCTCTGCGGCAGGGCGTGTATAAATCTCTCGGATAATTTTCTCGGTGGTCATTCCGTTGGGAGTGTGACGGATCCGTAAGCGACGATTCGGCCATTGCAGTTCCCCTAAGATCGTTGTGGTCCGGTTCTGGAGATCTCTTCGGCCGAGCTTTGTTGAAAAGATGGCCAATAAGGAACCGATCATTTTGTTTGGTTGGCCAGCAAAATCTTGGGTGGTATCTTCCTTTGTATACACGTGGAGATGCGGCCGGCTAAGATCGCGTTCAACTAGTTTTTTGCTGATGATCACGTCTCCCAGTAGTATCTCATTGTCCGACCCTGGGCTGGGCACCCCGCCGCAGATGCCAGCCAAAACGGCCAGTTCTATTTGGGGATGTGTGAGTCGGAGGGCGATTGTTGCAGCTGCTGCACTGATTATCTCCATGCTAGACATGAGAAGTAGGATGATGTTTTGGCCTCCGATGTGGCCGGTCTTGCATTTGCTGTAGCCTTTGGGGAGGGTTCCCTGCGGGACGCCGGCCTCCGACCAGAGCTCGTTGAAGGCCAAGGTCACGGCATCATATTCGAGGGGCAATGCGCAGATAATGGCAATGCGGAAGCCAGGTGGTTGGTCAGCCATGGCAGAGTGTGTCAGAGGTATCCTCGGAAGTGCTTTCGAGGGTATGTTTTCCGTCGGTCTTTCACCGGGCTCTTGAAAAGCAGTCGATGGGCCCTGTCGAGTCAAGAGAGTTGTAGGATGAAGAGTCGGTCAGGCGCCAGGCAGCATCCTCCTCACTTGGAGTAAGGCTATGTATGTATGATGCGGTTTTTCTTTGCCAGGCGGCTGGTCATCGTCAGCAGCCACCGATTGGTCCGTAGGGAGAGCTGTGCCTCTCGTCAGTTTTACCAATCAGGATAAAAGACCAGGAAGCCGAAAGGACACTTGCTGAGGTTATGTGCTCAATTGATAAGAATAACCTGTAAAGTTACTTGAATTAAGGATCAACTAAAGAAGTCAAATCAGTGCTaaaaagggaagaagagatAAACGTAGAGGGGATAGGAGGAGGAAAAGTGACaaaagacagacagacagacgacTTGCAAAGCTGAAATTAGAACCAATGAAGCTGTTGACAACTGGGATGCAAAAATGAGGTCCATCCAGGATTCGAACCTGGGCCTACGGAAATTCCAAGATCAGAATCCGACGTCCTAACCAACTAGACTAATAGACCAGTTTGATTGGTGCTATTGACAATACCTCGGCAAAATAGAACTCATGTACTCTCCCAGCAGGCTGATTATAGGTAGCTGCAGGGTCTTAACTCGTCTACAAAGATAAGTGACCAGATAGCGACTCTAAAGAATAACCCGAGATTTGGTTGGATTGCAATCGCGAGATGAAAAGGCTGCGGCACTCTTAGAGCCGTGCTGCGTTCACGCTCTGTACCATATCAGCATGCGAACCATACCCGCCGCCTGTGCCCCTTGCGAACTCTTGGAAAATTGCATGGGTGTCCTGCGTATTTTATCTTTGCAACCTAAGGTGGAAACTTCAATGTCTTTGAGCTGTGGCGTCTTCAAACATTGAAACAAAGCCGGCTCCGCTGGCCGCAATGAGAAAAGCATGTGAGGAGGGTTCAATGGGGGGACTCGGGGGAGTCGTAGACAGCGGGAGACTTTGCCCCGCGTCCGACGTGTCTACAGGGACTATCCGTACTTGGGGGGGCTTCTGCGGTCCCTGCGCAAGAATGGATACAGAAGAACGAGAAGTGTGCGCTACACAAAGTTCCCCTGCCAGTTCCGCCGtaggacgccgccgccgccgccaccttctcctcgccgcctgctATTGACCAGACCGGGACATGAGCTTCGTATCTTGCATCCTTAGATTCGTGGAGGTCATACGTCGTTCTCTACGTATAATGCCAAATGGGATCAatcttggttctggcatgAGTCTGTGAAAGTCTCGTTCCGTTGGAACGAAGGGCTCGTGTCTGGCCCGAGACCCTCCCATTTCCTCTGTTCCGTTCGGGCTGTGCGGCCGTGGCGTTCGGCCGCCAAGAGGATGGCGCCCAAAGTCAATTGCATGATGGGCGTTGTGTGGTGGCTTGCAACCCACCCATCGAAAAGACTGAAAGCCGGGTGTTGACGAATCGCACTTGATCTTATCCATATGACCAGGACATAGCAGTGACGTTGGCTACGGGTGAACATGGGTTGAGGAGCGGCCTCGACAGGACCATGCCATACTCCGTTGCCTCGACCAacggaggaagaaaaaaaagtccCAGGGAAACCAGTCAAGTCTCCAATTTCGCAAATTGCATGTTCCAACAGCCAACCACCAAACTCGGGCAGGTCAGCATGGGTTCAACAACCTCACCGCCCAATGAGAAACTCTGGCTACTGCTTTTCGGCCGGCCAAGGGAACCTGTCCGGGCGCTGCGGCATAGCATTGGCTTCGTGCCTCTGCCAAGATGCCAAGAATCATAGTCAGGAAGCCTACAGTGACGCAATCGGGGACTGGCAACGAGGAAGGGGTCGAAGGGGTGGAAGAAGCCAActccgaggaggagatgttCTTCCTACCTCACAGATTAACAGCAGAAATGACGCGTCTTACATTGGGGGTTTAGACAACATGCCATCATGTTGAATGATCTAGTCAGAAAGCCCTAATTCTTGACGACAGAATGGAGGTGAAGAAAGCAGGTCGCAATGAAGCCAGGCCGCGTTCAATGTCTCACCCCCTCCACGGCCAGCCTCATTGCTTGTCGCCCATGCCAATAAAGCTTCGCATTCCCTTGGCCCCAAGGACTCAAAGGGGACCCGGCCACTTCCCCTCGCCCATCG
The genomic region above belongs to Colletotrichum higginsianum IMI 349063 chromosome 2, whole genome shotgun sequence and contains:
- a CDS encoding Kinesin light chain, coding for MADQPPGFRIAIICALPLEYDAVTLAFNELWSEAGVPQGTLPKGYSKCKTGHIGGQNIILLLMSSMEIISAAAATIALRLTHPQIELAVLAGICGGVPSPGSDNEILLGDVIISKKLVERDLSRPHLHVYTKEDTTQDFAGQPNKMIGSLLAIFSTKLGRRDLQNRTTTILGELQWPNRRLRIRHTPNGMTTEKIIREIYTRPAAEDTLFESDYLHRHRNSSSCGCGKATVCDIANRTSCKELECDVGRQVSRRRLESRKRQEEPGKGETITHTSGPWIHIGSMVSGDTVITTGEYRDQIAREHGIIAFEFGSTRICGVIPSILVKGVCDYADSHKNNEWQNFAAAAAASATKALLEYYTQADRSTITTTQTWFIVPFLSNPGFVGRSEVLKHIGQLFGHAQPREQAIQTCSRVVLWGASGIGKTQIALAYVYWLHYTRNSVSVFWVSAGSQEQFRQSYHSIAQKCGIPGYDDPNVEVLSLVKNWLERANRGRSRWLMVVDNADNIKLFSPEKSELTQHAAGPSEMLARYLPDCHHGSILFTTTSDQAEIQPIEGTQPLQVLGMIESEALQLIQSITGEKVTAAESELVAERVGYLPLAIAQIAILARKKDISIGKLLRLLGVIDDSEANLKRDHGVSPSTAELEEILDLRREIHGRAHHDTVKSMTELAAAYYAQGRYKDHEKITTEVLELRQKMLGQTHPDTIQSMTELAAAYYAQGRYKDHEKITREVLELRQKMLGQTHPDTIQSMTELAAVCYAQGRYKEHENITIEVLALRKEILGLAHPDTIQSMTELAAAYNVQKRYKEQEVIETELLKLRREILDHRQPDEIDETDTLRFTDITQDQEQTEIPEVFWVSGRSIIESDGTSGRSSPWSSVRLVSTKPSSLEENTNAGNDDVAKQKIENFFRHTDIPYHQNEDEDEIKSMVSGPEDIQSQDGSGSVRWEVRTAAVSYLAELLINDPNLVPLYVDAAKRLQDDRFFRNHERLLKKYYLSLRSQAPNQKQKVAIEFLRPRIHRRLISLSVHEKILSYDKDSRSKVNATLPEDDKRNLTLELFLNGVEAFSKSLPTENSGMAPYYDEEESSSDEEDRESIKTLVDLEETRSFFISGAPLAHFEAEFRSFLYPIREEVEETPELEILKPLERTNLMHWRVKLSSWLYDLWFPPKPGYERVRYTCVSSYPLVILLPGRLNLTNSNRLAAMTCFLMPGS